One genomic window of Comamonas serinivorans includes the following:
- a CDS encoding chromate transporter, with protein MSFSPADWLAMALHFMALSLMAVGGAVSTAPEMHRYIVQQRHWLSGEQFNASIALAQAAPGPNLLFVTLVGWQIGWQAGQQSGLQASAWAAAWPWLLAGLGALTALLSMLLPSAVLTYSATRWLARNQARRSVRAFRSGLAPIVIALLFATAWVLSRAHPEVHQPWRLWLLTVAATVVAWRTRWRLIGLIAVGAVLGALGWV; from the coding sequence ATGAGCTTCAGCCCAGCCGACTGGCTCGCCATGGCCTTGCACTTCATGGCCTTGTCGCTCATGGCGGTGGGCGGCGCCGTGTCCACCGCGCCCGAGATGCACCGCTACATCGTCCAGCAGCGCCACTGGCTCTCGGGCGAGCAATTCAACGCCAGCATTGCCCTGGCCCAGGCCGCGCCGGGCCCCAACCTGCTGTTCGTCACCCTGGTGGGCTGGCAGATCGGCTGGCAGGCTGGGCAGCAAAGCGGTCTGCAGGCCAGCGCCTGGGCCGCCGCCTGGCCGTGGCTGCTGGCTGGCTTGGGCGCGCTCACGGCCTTGCTCAGCATGCTGCTGCCGTCTGCGGTGCTGACCTACAGCGCCACGCGCTGGCTGGCGCGCAACCAGGCCCGGCGCAGCGTGCGGGCCTTCAGGAGCGGGCTGGCGCCCATCGTCATCGCCCTGTTGTTCGCCACGGCCTGGGTGCTGTCGCGCGCCCACCCCGAGGTGCACCAACCCTGGCGCTTGTGGTTGCTGACGGTGGCGGCCACCGTGGTGGCCTGGCGCACGCGCTGGCGCCTGATCGGGCTGATCGCCGTAGGGGCGGTGCTGGGCGCGCTGGGCTGGGTCTGA
- a CDS encoding chromate transporter, whose translation MNTSSPSPTTRLGPRSPAQLFWVCTGVSLQGFGGVVAIVQRELVERRGWLTPAEFAEDWAVAQTLPGANVVNLSMMLGGRYFGLRGAAAAVAGMLAVPALLLVALAVLYGGVSSSPAVQGALRGVGAVAAGLIAATALKMLPTLRHNPLGPWLAGVLAVLAWVAVALLHVPLIGVLATLGLASCGLAFWRLGRAGAVPAQARGVASQTAPAAPHPHAAPPAAESREWP comes from the coding sequence GTGAACACCTCTTCTCCCTCCCCCACCACCCGACTGGGCCCCCGCTCGCCGGCCCAGCTGTTCTGGGTCTGCACAGGCGTCTCGCTGCAAGGCTTCGGCGGCGTGGTGGCCATCGTGCAGCGCGAGCTGGTCGAGCGGCGCGGCTGGCTCACCCCGGCCGAGTTCGCCGAGGACTGGGCCGTGGCCCAGACCCTGCCCGGCGCGAACGTGGTCAACCTGAGCATGATGCTGGGCGGGCGCTATTTCGGCCTGCGCGGCGCGGCAGCGGCCGTGGCCGGCATGCTGGCCGTGCCGGCGCTGCTGCTGGTGGCGCTGGCCGTGCTGTATGGCGGGGTGTCCAGCTCGCCGGCCGTGCAGGGCGCGCTGCGCGGGGTGGGCGCCGTGGCGGCTGGGCTGATCGCGGCCACCGCCCTCAAGATGCTGCCCACGCTGCGCCACAACCCGCTGGGTCCCTGGCTGGCTGGCGTCCTGGCCGTGCTGGCCTGGGTGGCCGTGGCCCTGCTGCACGTGCCGCTGATCGGCGTGCTGGCCACGCTGGGGCTGGCCAGCTGTGGGCTGGCCTTCTGGCGCCTCGGGCGCGCCGGCGCCGTGCCGGCGCAGGCCCGGGGGGTCGCCTCCCAGACCGCACCCGCTGCACCCCACCCTCACGCCGCGCCGCCCGCGGCTGAATCCCGCGAATGGCCATGA
- a CDS encoding enoyl-CoA hydratase, with product MAYQFIDVRTEGEVVGVITLNRPKALNALSNDLMDELGAALRAFEADERIGCMIITGSEKAFAAGADIAVMAKYSFADAYGGDFITRNWEVIRSIRKPVIAAVSGFALGGGCELAMMCDFIIAADNAKFGQPEIKLGVIPGAGGTQRLPRAVGKSKAMDLALTGRMMNAEEAERAGLVSRVVPYDKLMDETLGAALQIANFGRLAVLAAKESVNRAFESGLSDGVMFERRLFHSLFATADQKEGMDAFLGKREAKFTHR from the coding sequence ATGGCCTACCAATTCATCGACGTGCGCACCGAAGGCGAAGTCGTTGGCGTCATCACGCTCAACCGTCCCAAGGCGCTCAACGCCCTGTCCAACGACCTGATGGACGAGCTGGGCGCGGCGCTGCGGGCCTTCGAAGCCGACGAGCGCATCGGCTGCATGATCATCACCGGCAGCGAAAAAGCCTTCGCGGCCGGCGCCGACATCGCCGTCATGGCCAAGTACAGCTTCGCCGACGCCTATGGCGGTGACTTCATCACGCGCAACTGGGAAGTCATCCGCAGCATCCGCAAGCCGGTCATCGCCGCGGTGTCGGGCTTCGCCCTGGGCGGCGGCTGCGAGCTGGCCATGATGTGCGACTTCATCATCGCGGCCGACAACGCCAAGTTCGGCCAGCCCGAGATCAAGCTGGGCGTGATCCCCGGCGCCGGCGGCACGCAGCGCCTGCCGCGCGCCGTGGGCAAGTCCAAGGCCATGGACCTGGCCCTGACCGGCCGCATGATGAACGCCGAAGAGGCCGAGCGCGCCGGCCTGGTCAGCCGCGTCGTGCCCTACGACAAGCTGATGGACGAAACCCTGGGCGCCGCGCTGCAGATCGCCAACTTCGGCCGCCTGGCCGTGCTGGCGGCCAAGGAAAGCGTGAACCGCGCCTTTGAAAGCGGCCTGTCGGACGGCGTGATGTTCGAGCGCCGCCTGTTCCACTCGCTGTTCGCCACCGCCGACCAGAAGGAAGGCATGGACGCCTTCCTGGGCAAGCGCGAAGCCAAGTTCACCCACCGCTGA
- a CDS encoding PaaI family thioesterase yields MSVLTSPAPAVAARPTARAEGYQPVLDAAALNAFMARAFPHGPREHLARVDQVAPGEVLLSREPGLEHLRPGGIVSGPTLMALADAAAYVAVLAHVGEVAMAVTSALNYQFLQACPQETVRARASLIKLGRRQAVVDVRLFVDSLRHDVGQAVVTYAIPAAA; encoded by the coding sequence ATGTCGGTCCTGACGTCTCCCGCGCCGGCAGTGGCCGCGCGCCCCACCGCGCGCGCCGAGGGCTACCAGCCCGTGCTGGATGCGGCGGCGCTCAACGCCTTCATGGCGCGGGCCTTTCCGCATGGCCCGCGCGAACACCTGGCCCGCGTGGACCAGGTGGCGCCCGGCGAGGTGCTGCTGTCGCGCGAGCCGGGCCTGGAACACCTGCGCCCGGGCGGCATCGTCTCCGGCCCCACGCTGATGGCGCTGGCCGATGCGGCCGCCTACGTCGCCGTGCTGGCCCACGTCGGCGAGGTCGCCATGGCGGTGACCTCGGCGCTGAACTACCAGTTTCTGCAGGCCTGCCCGCAGGAAACGGTGCGCGCCCGCGCCAGCCTGATCAAGCTCGGCCGCCGTCAGGCCGTGGTCGACGTGCGGCTGTTCGTGGACTCCCTGCGCCACGACGTGGGGCAGGCCGTCGTGACCTACGCCATCCCCGCTGCTGCCTGA
- a CDS encoding MFS transporter: MPVPTTAPLAWPRAPSSSRALALALLLAGTLMVTLDFFIVNVMLPALQHELKASNAALQWVVAGYGLGNAAGLVTGGRLGDLYGRRRLYALGIAAFSLASLACGLAPDGPTLVAARVAQGLAGALIQPQVLAMLGELFTGERRAKAYAAYGVVLGLGAALGQVLGALLMQWNPAGLGWRACFLINLPVGLVVLALLRRGLPALPGSGQARLDGMGAGGVGLLITLVLLPLVQGREHGWPAWTWVCLALVVPGLVILLRQQRALASRGGHPVLPPSLLAAPSFGLGLGMTLAFYAGNAAFYFVLTQFLQEGLGLSALAGAAVFGAMAGVFFLASLAAPALSRRLGHPPIGWGALILAGGHALGIAAVLTPWPGGVHSLWPSLLLQGLGLGLVMAPLVSAVLAGLPPQHAGVAAGVLASTQQLGNALGVALIGVLFFAAPVRAGYAAGLAYLGLLAVGVALLYRVWARPRPGQPA; the protein is encoded by the coding sequence ATGCCTGTACCGACCACCGCCCCCCTCGCCTGGCCTCGTGCCCCCTCATCGTCCCGGGCGCTGGCCCTGGCCCTGCTGCTGGCCGGCACGCTCATGGTCACGCTGGACTTCTTCATCGTGAACGTGATGCTGCCCGCGCTGCAGCACGAGCTGAAGGCCAGCAACGCCGCCCTGCAATGGGTGGTCGCCGGCTACGGCCTGGGCAATGCCGCCGGGCTGGTGACCGGCGGACGCCTGGGCGACCTCTACGGCCGCCGGCGCCTGTACGCGCTGGGCATCGCCGCGTTCAGCCTGGCCTCGCTGGCCTGCGGGCTGGCACCGGACGGCCCCACGCTGGTGGCCGCGCGCGTGGCGCAGGGTCTCGCGGGCGCCCTCATCCAGCCGCAGGTGCTGGCCATGCTGGGCGAGCTGTTCACCGGTGAGCGCCGGGCCAAGGCCTATGCGGCCTACGGCGTGGTGCTGGGCCTGGGGGCGGCGCTGGGCCAGGTGCTGGGCGCGCTGCTGATGCAGTGGAACCCCGCGGGCCTGGGCTGGCGCGCGTGCTTCCTCATCAACTTGCCCGTGGGCTTGGTGGTGCTGGCGCTGCTGCGGCGCGGCCTGCCGGCGCTGCCCGGCAGCGGCCAGGCCCGGCTCGATGGCATGGGTGCGGGCGGCGTGGGCCTGCTCATCACGCTGGTGCTGCTGCCGCTGGTGCAGGGCCGCGAGCACGGTTGGCCCGCCTGGACCTGGGTCTGCCTCGCCCTGGTGGTGCCCGGGCTGGTCATCCTGCTGCGGCAGCAGCGCGCCCTGGCCAGCCGCGGCGGCCACCCGGTGCTGCCGCCCAGCCTGCTCGCGGCGCCCAGTTTCGGCCTGGGGCTGGGCATGACGCTGGCGTTCTACGCCGGCAATGCCGCGTTCTACTTCGTGTTGACGCAGTTCCTGCAGGAGGGCCTGGGCCTGTCGGCCCTGGCGGGCGCGGCCGTGTTCGGGGCCATGGCCGGCGTGTTCTTCCTGGCCTCGCTGGCGGCGCCCGCGCTGTCCCGGCGCCTGGGTCACCCGCCGATCGGCTGGGGCGCCCTCATCCTGGCCGGTGGCCACGCGCTCGGCATCGCCGCGGTGCTCACGCCCTGGCCCGGCGGCGTGCATTCGCTGTGGCCCAGCCTGCTGCTGCAAGGCCTGGGTCTGGGCCTGGTGATGGCCCCGCTGGTCTCGGCGGTGCTGGCCGGCCTGCCGCCGCAGCACGCTGGGGTCGCCGCCGGGGTGCTGGCGTCCACGCAGCAGCTGGGCAATGCCCTGGGCGTGGCCTTGATCGGGGTGCTGTTCTTTGCGGCGCCCGTGCGCGCGGGCTACGCCGCCGGACTGGCCTACCTCGGCCTGCTGGCCGTGGGCGTGGCGCTGCTGTACCGCGTGTGGGCCAGGCCTCGGCCCGGCCAGCCGGCTTGA
- a CDS encoding DUF3016 domain-containing protein: MSIPAPPPHTVPCADAATGRALRTPGRSASAHRRTRRLPGLLLVTSLSLGLLAGCVQEPLSRKPDRAIATDAATLTVTEGPVRVQFEQPLRFDRERNAPAETDRARLAWVTALGEHLAQRAAARLPVGQRLEVRITEVQRAGGFEPWRGPQADVRIVRDIYPPRIALAFKRLAADGQTLQAGHRELRDNAFLARADGYPSDPLRHEKTLLDTWLRQDLPEAPPAR; this comes from the coding sequence ATGTCCATTCCCGCCCCACCGCCGCACACCGTCCCCTGTGCCGACGCAGCAACCGGCCGTGCCCTGCGCACGCCGGGCCGTTCGGCCAGCGCGCACCGCAGAACGCGGCGCCTGCCCGGTCTGCTGCTCGTCACCAGCCTGAGCCTGGGCCTGCTGGCGGGCTGTGTCCAGGAGCCCCTGTCCCGCAAGCCGGACCGTGCCATCGCCACCGATGCCGCCACCCTGACCGTGACCGAAGGCCCGGTTCGCGTGCAGTTCGAGCAGCCCTTGCGCTTCGACCGCGAACGCAACGCCCCGGCCGAGACCGATCGCGCCCGCCTGGCCTGGGTGACCGCGCTCGGCGAGCACCTGGCCCAGCGCGCCGCCGCCCGGTTGCCGGTCGGCCAGCGGCTGGAGGTGCGCATCACCGAGGTGCAACGCGCGGGCGGCTTCGAGCCCTGGCGCGGGCCGCAGGCCGATGTGCGCATCGTGCGCGACATCTACCCGCCTCGCATCGCCCTGGCGTTCAAGCGCCTGGCCGCCGACGGCCAGACGTTGCAGGCCGGTCACCGCGAGCTGCGCGACAACGCCTTCCTGGCCCGTGCCGACGGCTACCCCAGCGACCCGCTGCGCCACGAAAAGACGCTGCTCGACACCTGGCTGCGCCAGGACCTGCCCGAGGCACCGCCTGCGCGCTGA